One region of Wyeomyia smithii strain HCP4-BCI-WySm-NY-G18 chromosome 3, ASM2978416v1, whole genome shotgun sequence genomic DNA includes:
- the LOC129733316 gene encoding myb-like protein AA isoform X1, producing the protein MANPRKFSEKIALHNQKQAEETAEFERIMREVSDVTSKVSRSANLTPTLGGLGTFRGGSLPNVNNDNDKYQEKGDDGGTLTELKSYTQLESVKIKKESVAKPNTPSNHSRESRVRTPGGPMRNRQSSRNHDTSPYGSNSVHLIPPMESNWHRSISDSAIHQSICQNQPESNHLNTHSPLTLSPTVRRKISNAQSISKVHQHISSNHLENHSPHDMRSRSSTGLAGLPGINIYPSQNHTDSIQIPIPSNTGSLPDLTSVGYPMYSSSLDQEYDHNAHNNSYCASPIGTSPSSLSPTSAIHNHHPRPRPNNFGGGGEGGGGYQIPTSSHPNSGNVSPSNNNNTTTTNLNNTTNNNNNNNGSSTNHNNKTKNNNQKPKSSQPFLSVPDSNRFSFMSKQGNNTYELSQSPQPQQQQQQRVPTLDQINYDNFSQLNDGLSSPNQQNSPENILYGSHGNISPHVMLDYRNRPSPGSSPGLVLNLDSSSSAPCSPVSHSIGSNNGQSYEKYPSNDVYVHNTLPQHLEHITLDWTTLVRSLVESGCTLTAQVQGDNALPPDFAANQLVFGTFDDSYLTLNNDLNLRTDPSHQPQQSQQQQQQQHQHQQHQQQQQQQQQQSHQQHPQQTPPQQSPHLNSVTCGSLPNSVNHQSYSHNHNGSNEPLLSLQTAPIIQTPTTIPEIVFTDFSTRAEDFESELGLGQMDFQSFQMLSDTGTMIDPMDEDSFRRELQ; encoded by the exons GTTTCGAGGAGTGCCAATCTCACACCCACACTCGGTGGTTTGGGTACATTTCGAGGCGGTTCACTGCCGAACGTCAACAACGATAACGATAAATATCAGGAAAAG GGCGACGATGGTGGTACATTGACAGAGCTGAAGTCCTACACACAGCtggaaagtgtaaaaatcaaaaAGGAATCAGTAGCTAAGCCGAATACTCCATCCAATCACAGTCGAGAGTCTAGGG TACGAACTCCTGGTGGACCAATGCGTAATAGACAGTCAAGTCGGAACCACGACACGTCGCCCTACGGTAGCAATTCGGTGCATCTTATACCTCCGATGGAAAGCAACTGGCATCGATCCATTTCGGACTCGGCCATCCATCAGAGTATATGCCAAAACCAG CCAGAGTCCAATCACCTGAACACACACTCACCTCTTACGTTAAGTCCAACAGTTCGAagaaagatttcaaatgctcAAAGTATCTCTAAAGTGCATCAGCATATATCATCGAACCATCTTGAAAACCATTCGCCACATGATATGAGATCCCGATCATCGACTGGTCTGGCCGGTCTACCAGGGATAAA CATTTATCCATCGCAGAACCACACAGATAGTATACAAATCCCTATTCCTAGTAATACAGGTTCGCTACCGGATTTGACTTCCGTTGGTTATCCTATGTACTCATCATCACTAGATCAGGAGTATGATCATAACGCTCATAACAATAGTTACTGTGCT AGTCCCATTGGAACATCTCCGTCATCGTTATCCCCAACATCGGCCATTCACAACCATCACCCGCGGCCTCGACCAAACAATTTTGGTGGGGGAGGTGAAGGAGGCGGTGGCTATCAAATTCCGACCAGCAGTCATCCCAACAGTGGCAATGTTAGccccagcaacaacaacaacaccacCACCACTAACCTAAACAACACtaccaacaataacaacaacaacaacggtaGTAGTACTAATCATAACAACAAAACAAAGAATAATAATCAAAAGCCGAAGTCTAGTCAA CCTTTTTTATCTGTACCAGATAGCAATAGATTTTCATTTATGTCGAAG cagGGTAATAATACTTACGAGCTGAGCCAATCGCCCCAgccacagcagcagcaacaacagcggGTACCAACATTGGATCAGATTAACTACGACAACTTTAGTCAGTTGAATGATGGCCTATCGTCGCCGAACCAGCAAAATTCTCCCGAAAATATTCTGTACGGATCTCATGGGAACATTTCACCG CATGTGATGCTAGATTATCGAAATAGGCCAAGTCCTGGTTCTAGTCCTGGCCTGGTGCTCAACCTTGACTCAAGTTCTAGCGCGCCATGCAGTCCTGTGTCTCATAGTATAGGAAGTAATAACGG ACAATCTTATGAGAAGTATCCATCGAATGATGTTTATGTTCATAACACCCTGCCACAGCACCTGGAACACATAACCCTG GACTGGACTACTTTGGTTCGAAGTCTTGTCGAGTCTGGATGTACATTAACCGCCCAAGTTCAG GGAGACAACGCATTACCACCGGACTTTGCCGCAAACCAGTTGGTATTTGGAACG TTTGACGATTCATACCTTACGCTAAACAACGATCTCAACCTGCGGACGGATCCATCACATCAACCACAGCAatcacaacagcagcagcagcagcagcatcagcacCAGCAGcaccaacaacagcagcaacagcaacaacaacagtcACATCAGCAACATCCACAGCAGACACCGCCGCAGCAATCGCCACACCTTAACTCAGTCACTTGTGGTTCACTTCCGAACAGTGTAAATCACCAAAGTTACAGCCATAATCACAACGGAAGTAACGAACCACTGCTCAGCTTACAGACAGCTCCAATAATTCAAACTCCCACCACGATACCAGAGATTGTGTTTACCG atttctccaCGAGAG CAGAGGACTTTGAATCCGAACTGGGCCTTGGGCAGATGGATTTCCAGAGTTTTCAGATGCTCTCCGATACCGGCACAATGATTGACCCGATGGACGAGGACAGTTTTCGACGGGAGCTTCAGTGA
- the LOC129733316 gene encoding myb-like protein AA isoform X3, whose amino-acid sequence MANPRKFSEKIALHNQKQAEETAEFERIMREVSDVTSKVSRSANLTPTLGGLGTFRGGSLPNVNNDNDKYQEKGDDGGTLTELKSYTQLESVKIKKESVAKPNTPSNHSRESRVRTPGGPMRNRQSSRNHDTSPYGSNSVHLIPPMESNWHRSISDSAIHQSICQNQPESNHLNTHSPLTLSPTVRRKISNAQSISKVHQHISSNHLENHSPHDMRSRSSTGLAGLPGINIYPSQNHTDSIQIPIPSNTGSLPDLTSVGYPMYSSSLDQEYDHNAHNNSYCASPIGTSPSSLSPTSAIHNHHPRPRPNNFGGGGEGGGGYQIPTSSHPNSGNVSPSNNNNTTTTNLNNTTNNNNNNNGSSTNHNNKTKNNNQKPKSSQPFLSVPDSNRFSFMSKGNNTYELSQSPQPQQQQQQRVPTLDQINYDNFSQLNDGLSSPNQQNSPENILYGSHGNISPHVMLDYRNRPSPGSSPGLVLNLDSSSSAPCSPVSHSIGSNNGQSYEKYPSNDVYVHNTLPQHLEHITLDWTTLVRSLVESGCTLTAQVQGDNALPPDFAANQLVFGTFDDSYLTLNNDLNLRTDPSHQPQQSQQQQQQQHQHQQHQQQQQQQQQQSHQQHPQQTPPQQSPHLNSVTCGSLPNSVNHQSYSHNHNGSNEPLLSLQTAPIIQTPTTIPEIVFTDFSTRAEDFESELGLGQMDFQSFQMLSDTGTMIDPMDEDSFRRELQ is encoded by the exons GTTTCGAGGAGTGCCAATCTCACACCCACACTCGGTGGTTTGGGTACATTTCGAGGCGGTTCACTGCCGAACGTCAACAACGATAACGATAAATATCAGGAAAAG GGCGACGATGGTGGTACATTGACAGAGCTGAAGTCCTACACACAGCtggaaagtgtaaaaatcaaaaAGGAATCAGTAGCTAAGCCGAATACTCCATCCAATCACAGTCGAGAGTCTAGGG TACGAACTCCTGGTGGACCAATGCGTAATAGACAGTCAAGTCGGAACCACGACACGTCGCCCTACGGTAGCAATTCGGTGCATCTTATACCTCCGATGGAAAGCAACTGGCATCGATCCATTTCGGACTCGGCCATCCATCAGAGTATATGCCAAAACCAG CCAGAGTCCAATCACCTGAACACACACTCACCTCTTACGTTAAGTCCAACAGTTCGAagaaagatttcaaatgctcAAAGTATCTCTAAAGTGCATCAGCATATATCATCGAACCATCTTGAAAACCATTCGCCACATGATATGAGATCCCGATCATCGACTGGTCTGGCCGGTCTACCAGGGATAAA CATTTATCCATCGCAGAACCACACAGATAGTATACAAATCCCTATTCCTAGTAATACAGGTTCGCTACCGGATTTGACTTCCGTTGGTTATCCTATGTACTCATCATCACTAGATCAGGAGTATGATCATAACGCTCATAACAATAGTTACTGTGCT AGTCCCATTGGAACATCTCCGTCATCGTTATCCCCAACATCGGCCATTCACAACCATCACCCGCGGCCTCGACCAAACAATTTTGGTGGGGGAGGTGAAGGAGGCGGTGGCTATCAAATTCCGACCAGCAGTCATCCCAACAGTGGCAATGTTAGccccagcaacaacaacaacaccacCACCACTAACCTAAACAACACtaccaacaataacaacaacaacaacggtaGTAGTACTAATCATAACAACAAAACAAAGAATAATAATCAAAAGCCGAAGTCTAGTCAA CCTTTTTTATCTGTACCAGATAGCAATAGATTTTCATTTATGTCGAAG GGTAATAATACTTACGAGCTGAGCCAATCGCCCCAgccacagcagcagcaacaacagcggGTACCAACATTGGATCAGATTAACTACGACAACTTTAGTCAGTTGAATGATGGCCTATCGTCGCCGAACCAGCAAAATTCTCCCGAAAATATTCTGTACGGATCTCATGGGAACATTTCACCG CATGTGATGCTAGATTATCGAAATAGGCCAAGTCCTGGTTCTAGTCCTGGCCTGGTGCTCAACCTTGACTCAAGTTCTAGCGCGCCATGCAGTCCTGTGTCTCATAGTATAGGAAGTAATAACGG ACAATCTTATGAGAAGTATCCATCGAATGATGTTTATGTTCATAACACCCTGCCACAGCACCTGGAACACATAACCCTG GACTGGACTACTTTGGTTCGAAGTCTTGTCGAGTCTGGATGTACATTAACCGCCCAAGTTCAG GGAGACAACGCATTACCACCGGACTTTGCCGCAAACCAGTTGGTATTTGGAACG TTTGACGATTCATACCTTACGCTAAACAACGATCTCAACCTGCGGACGGATCCATCACATCAACCACAGCAatcacaacagcagcagcagcagcagcatcagcacCAGCAGcaccaacaacagcagcaacagcaacaacaacagtcACATCAGCAACATCCACAGCAGACACCGCCGCAGCAATCGCCACACCTTAACTCAGTCACTTGTGGTTCACTTCCGAACAGTGTAAATCACCAAAGTTACAGCCATAATCACAACGGAAGTAACGAACCACTGCTCAGCTTACAGACAGCTCCAATAATTCAAACTCCCACCACGATACCAGAGATTGTGTTTACCG atttctccaCGAGAG CAGAGGACTTTGAATCCGAACTGGGCCTTGGGCAGATGGATTTCCAGAGTTTTCAGATGCTCTCCGATACCGGCACAATGATTGACCCGATGGACGAGGACAGTTTTCGACGGGAGCTTCAGTGA
- the LOC129733316 gene encoding myb-like protein AA isoform X4 codes for MANPRKFSEKIALHNQKQAEETAEFERIMREVSDVTSKVSRSANLTPTLGGLGTFRGGSLPNVNNDNDKYQEKGDDGGTLTELKSYTQLESVKIKKESVAKPNTPSNHSRESRVRTPGGPMRNRQSSRNHDTSPYGSNSVHLIPPMESNWHRSISDSAIHQSICQNQPESNHLNTHSPLTLSPTVRRKISNAQSISKVHQHISSNHLENHSPHDMRSRSSTGLAGLPGINIYPSQNHTDSIQIPIPSNTGSLPDLTSVGYPMYSSSLDQEYDHNAHNNSYCASPIGTSPSSLSPTSAIHNHHPRPRPNNFGGGGEGGGGYQIPTSSHPNSGNVSPSNNNNTTTTNLNNTTNNNNNNNGSSTNHNNKTKNNNQKPKSSQQGNNTYELSQSPQPQQQQQQRVPTLDQINYDNFSQLNDGLSSPNQQNSPENILYGSHGNISPHVMLDYRNRPSPGSSPGLVLNLDSSSSAPCSPVSHSIGSNNGQSYEKYPSNDVYVHNTLPQHLEHITLDWTTLVRSLVESGCTLTAQVQGDNALPPDFAANQLVFGTFDDSYLTLNNDLNLRTDPSHQPQQSQQQQQQQHQHQQHQQQQQQQQQQSHQQHPQQTPPQQSPHLNSVTCGSLPNSVNHQSYSHNHNGSNEPLLSLQTAPIIQTPTTIPEIVFTDFSTRAEDFESELGLGQMDFQSFQMLSDTGTMIDPMDEDSFRRELQ; via the exons GTTTCGAGGAGTGCCAATCTCACACCCACACTCGGTGGTTTGGGTACATTTCGAGGCGGTTCACTGCCGAACGTCAACAACGATAACGATAAATATCAGGAAAAG GGCGACGATGGTGGTACATTGACAGAGCTGAAGTCCTACACACAGCtggaaagtgtaaaaatcaaaaAGGAATCAGTAGCTAAGCCGAATACTCCATCCAATCACAGTCGAGAGTCTAGGG TACGAACTCCTGGTGGACCAATGCGTAATAGACAGTCAAGTCGGAACCACGACACGTCGCCCTACGGTAGCAATTCGGTGCATCTTATACCTCCGATGGAAAGCAACTGGCATCGATCCATTTCGGACTCGGCCATCCATCAGAGTATATGCCAAAACCAG CCAGAGTCCAATCACCTGAACACACACTCACCTCTTACGTTAAGTCCAACAGTTCGAagaaagatttcaaatgctcAAAGTATCTCTAAAGTGCATCAGCATATATCATCGAACCATCTTGAAAACCATTCGCCACATGATATGAGATCCCGATCATCGACTGGTCTGGCCGGTCTACCAGGGATAAA CATTTATCCATCGCAGAACCACACAGATAGTATACAAATCCCTATTCCTAGTAATACAGGTTCGCTACCGGATTTGACTTCCGTTGGTTATCCTATGTACTCATCATCACTAGATCAGGAGTATGATCATAACGCTCATAACAATAGTTACTGTGCT AGTCCCATTGGAACATCTCCGTCATCGTTATCCCCAACATCGGCCATTCACAACCATCACCCGCGGCCTCGACCAAACAATTTTGGTGGGGGAGGTGAAGGAGGCGGTGGCTATCAAATTCCGACCAGCAGTCATCCCAACAGTGGCAATGTTAGccccagcaacaacaacaacaccacCACCACTAACCTAAACAACACtaccaacaataacaacaacaacaacggtaGTAGTACTAATCATAACAACAAAACAAAGAATAATAATCAAAAGCCGAAGTCTAGTCAA cagGGTAATAATACTTACGAGCTGAGCCAATCGCCCCAgccacagcagcagcaacaacagcggGTACCAACATTGGATCAGATTAACTACGACAACTTTAGTCAGTTGAATGATGGCCTATCGTCGCCGAACCAGCAAAATTCTCCCGAAAATATTCTGTACGGATCTCATGGGAACATTTCACCG CATGTGATGCTAGATTATCGAAATAGGCCAAGTCCTGGTTCTAGTCCTGGCCTGGTGCTCAACCTTGACTCAAGTTCTAGCGCGCCATGCAGTCCTGTGTCTCATAGTATAGGAAGTAATAACGG ACAATCTTATGAGAAGTATCCATCGAATGATGTTTATGTTCATAACACCCTGCCACAGCACCTGGAACACATAACCCTG GACTGGACTACTTTGGTTCGAAGTCTTGTCGAGTCTGGATGTACATTAACCGCCCAAGTTCAG GGAGACAACGCATTACCACCGGACTTTGCCGCAAACCAGTTGGTATTTGGAACG TTTGACGATTCATACCTTACGCTAAACAACGATCTCAACCTGCGGACGGATCCATCACATCAACCACAGCAatcacaacagcagcagcagcagcagcatcagcacCAGCAGcaccaacaacagcagcaacagcaacaacaacagtcACATCAGCAACATCCACAGCAGACACCGCCGCAGCAATCGCCACACCTTAACTCAGTCACTTGTGGTTCACTTCCGAACAGTGTAAATCACCAAAGTTACAGCCATAATCACAACGGAAGTAACGAACCACTGCTCAGCTTACAGACAGCTCCAATAATTCAAACTCCCACCACGATACCAGAGATTGTGTTTACCG atttctccaCGAGAG CAGAGGACTTTGAATCCGAACTGGGCCTTGGGCAGATGGATTTCCAGAGTTTTCAGATGCTCTCCGATACCGGCACAATGATTGACCCGATGGACGAGGACAGTTTTCGACGGGAGCTTCAGTGA
- the LOC129733316 gene encoding myb-like protein AA isoform X9: protein MTNPRKYRDKIKIHEEKMKLQQLEFERTMREVSPILVSRVSRSANLTPTLGGLGTFRGGSLPNVNNDNDKYQEKGDDGGTLTELKSYTQLESVKIKKESVAKPNTPSNHSRESRVRTPGGPMRNRQSSRNHDTSPYGSNSVHLIPPMESNWHRSISDSAIHQSICQNQPESNHLNTHSPLTLSPTVRRKISNAQSISKVHQHISSNHLENHSPHDMRSRSSTGLAGLPGINIYPSQNHTDSIQIPIPSNTGSLPDLTSVGYPMYSSSLDQEYDHNAHNNSYCASPIGTSPSSLSPTSAIHNHHPRPRPNNFGGGGEGGGGYQIPTSSHPNSGNVSPSNNNNTTTTNLNNTTNNNNNNNGSSTNHNNKTKNNNQKPKSSQPFLSVPDSNRFSFMSKQGNNTYELSQSPQPQQQQQQRVPTLDQINYDNFSQLNDGLSSPNQQNSPENILYGSHGNISPHVMLDYRNRPSPGSSPGLVLNLDSSSSAPCSPVSHSIGSNNGQSYEKYPSNDVYVHNTLPQHLEHITLDWTTLVRSLVESGCTLTAQVQGDNALPPDFAANQLVFGTFDDSYLTLNNDLNLRTDPSHQPQQSQQQQQQQHQHQQHQQQQQQQQQQSHQQHPQQTPPQQSPHLNSVTCGSLPNSVNHQSYSHNHNGSNEPLLSLQTAPIIQTPTTIPEIVFTDFSTREDFESELGLGQMDFQSFQMLSDTGTMIDPMDEDSFRRELQ from the exons GTTTCGAGGAGTGCCAATCTCACACCCACACTCGGTGGTTTGGGTACATTTCGAGGCGGTTCACTGCCGAACGTCAACAACGATAACGATAAATATCAGGAAAAG GGCGACGATGGTGGTACATTGACAGAGCTGAAGTCCTACACACAGCtggaaagtgtaaaaatcaaaaAGGAATCAGTAGCTAAGCCGAATACTCCATCCAATCACAGTCGAGAGTCTAGGG TACGAACTCCTGGTGGACCAATGCGTAATAGACAGTCAAGTCGGAACCACGACACGTCGCCCTACGGTAGCAATTCGGTGCATCTTATACCTCCGATGGAAAGCAACTGGCATCGATCCATTTCGGACTCGGCCATCCATCAGAGTATATGCCAAAACCAG CCAGAGTCCAATCACCTGAACACACACTCACCTCTTACGTTAAGTCCAACAGTTCGAagaaagatttcaaatgctcAAAGTATCTCTAAAGTGCATCAGCATATATCATCGAACCATCTTGAAAACCATTCGCCACATGATATGAGATCCCGATCATCGACTGGTCTGGCCGGTCTACCAGGGATAAA CATTTATCCATCGCAGAACCACACAGATAGTATACAAATCCCTATTCCTAGTAATACAGGTTCGCTACCGGATTTGACTTCCGTTGGTTATCCTATGTACTCATCATCACTAGATCAGGAGTATGATCATAACGCTCATAACAATAGTTACTGTGCT AGTCCCATTGGAACATCTCCGTCATCGTTATCCCCAACATCGGCCATTCACAACCATCACCCGCGGCCTCGACCAAACAATTTTGGTGGGGGAGGTGAAGGAGGCGGTGGCTATCAAATTCCGACCAGCAGTCATCCCAACAGTGGCAATGTTAGccccagcaacaacaacaacaccacCACCACTAACCTAAACAACACtaccaacaataacaacaacaacaacggtaGTAGTACTAATCATAACAACAAAACAAAGAATAATAATCAAAAGCCGAAGTCTAGTCAA CCTTTTTTATCTGTACCAGATAGCAATAGATTTTCATTTATGTCGAAG cagGGTAATAATACTTACGAGCTGAGCCAATCGCCCCAgccacagcagcagcaacaacagcggGTACCAACATTGGATCAGATTAACTACGACAACTTTAGTCAGTTGAATGATGGCCTATCGTCGCCGAACCAGCAAAATTCTCCCGAAAATATTCTGTACGGATCTCATGGGAACATTTCACCG CATGTGATGCTAGATTATCGAAATAGGCCAAGTCCTGGTTCTAGTCCTGGCCTGGTGCTCAACCTTGACTCAAGTTCTAGCGCGCCATGCAGTCCTGTGTCTCATAGTATAGGAAGTAATAACGG ACAATCTTATGAGAAGTATCCATCGAATGATGTTTATGTTCATAACACCCTGCCACAGCACCTGGAACACATAACCCTG GACTGGACTACTTTGGTTCGAAGTCTTGTCGAGTCTGGATGTACATTAACCGCCCAAGTTCAG GGAGACAACGCATTACCACCGGACTTTGCCGCAAACCAGTTGGTATTTGGAACG TTTGACGATTCATACCTTACGCTAAACAACGATCTCAACCTGCGGACGGATCCATCACATCAACCACAGCAatcacaacagcagcagcagcagcagcatcagcacCAGCAGcaccaacaacagcagcaacagcaacaacaacagtcACATCAGCAACATCCACAGCAGACACCGCCGCAGCAATCGCCACACCTTAACTCAGTCACTTGTGGTTCACTTCCGAACAGTGTAAATCACCAAAGTTACAGCCATAATCACAACGGAAGTAACGAACCACTGCTCAGCTTACAGACAGCTCCAATAATTCAAACTCCCACCACGATACCAGAGATTGTGTTTACCG atttctccaCGAGAG AGGACTTTGAATCCGAACTGGGCCTTGGGCAGATGGATTTCCAGAGTTTTCAGATGCTCTCCGATACCGGCACAATGATTGACCCGATGGACGAGGACAGTTTTCGACGGGAGCTTCAGTGA
- the LOC129733316 gene encoding myb-like protein AA isoform X5, producing the protein MANPRKFSEKIALHNQKQAEETAEFERIMREVSDVTSKVSRSANLTPTLGGLGTFRGGSLPNVNNDNDKYQEKGDDGGTLTELKSYTQLESVKIKKESVAKPNTPSNHSRESRVRTPGGPMRNRQSSRNHDTSPYGSNSVHLIPPMESNWHRSISDSAIHQSICQNQPESNHLNTHSPLTLSPTVRRKISNAQSISKVHQHISSNHLENHSPHDMRSRSSTGLAGLPGINIYPSQNHTDSIQIPIPSNTGSLPDLTSVGYPMYSSSLDQEYDHNAHNNSYCASPIGTSPSSLSPTSAIHNHHPRPRPNNFGGGGEGGGGYQIPTSSHPNSGNVSPSNNNNTTTTNLNNTTNNNNNNNGSSTNHNNKTKNNNQKPKSSQGNNTYELSQSPQPQQQQQQRVPTLDQINYDNFSQLNDGLSSPNQQNSPENILYGSHGNISPHVMLDYRNRPSPGSSPGLVLNLDSSSSAPCSPVSHSIGSNNGQSYEKYPSNDVYVHNTLPQHLEHITLDWTTLVRSLVESGCTLTAQVQGDNALPPDFAANQLVFGTFDDSYLTLNNDLNLRTDPSHQPQQSQQQQQQQHQHQQHQQQQQQQQQQSHQQHPQQTPPQQSPHLNSVTCGSLPNSVNHQSYSHNHNGSNEPLLSLQTAPIIQTPTTIPEIVFTDFSTRAEDFESELGLGQMDFQSFQMLSDTGTMIDPMDEDSFRRELQ; encoded by the exons GTTTCGAGGAGTGCCAATCTCACACCCACACTCGGTGGTTTGGGTACATTTCGAGGCGGTTCACTGCCGAACGTCAACAACGATAACGATAAATATCAGGAAAAG GGCGACGATGGTGGTACATTGACAGAGCTGAAGTCCTACACACAGCtggaaagtgtaaaaatcaaaaAGGAATCAGTAGCTAAGCCGAATACTCCATCCAATCACAGTCGAGAGTCTAGGG TACGAACTCCTGGTGGACCAATGCGTAATAGACAGTCAAGTCGGAACCACGACACGTCGCCCTACGGTAGCAATTCGGTGCATCTTATACCTCCGATGGAAAGCAACTGGCATCGATCCATTTCGGACTCGGCCATCCATCAGAGTATATGCCAAAACCAG CCAGAGTCCAATCACCTGAACACACACTCACCTCTTACGTTAAGTCCAACAGTTCGAagaaagatttcaaatgctcAAAGTATCTCTAAAGTGCATCAGCATATATCATCGAACCATCTTGAAAACCATTCGCCACATGATATGAGATCCCGATCATCGACTGGTCTGGCCGGTCTACCAGGGATAAA CATTTATCCATCGCAGAACCACACAGATAGTATACAAATCCCTATTCCTAGTAATACAGGTTCGCTACCGGATTTGACTTCCGTTGGTTATCCTATGTACTCATCATCACTAGATCAGGAGTATGATCATAACGCTCATAACAATAGTTACTGTGCT AGTCCCATTGGAACATCTCCGTCATCGTTATCCCCAACATCGGCCATTCACAACCATCACCCGCGGCCTCGACCAAACAATTTTGGTGGGGGAGGTGAAGGAGGCGGTGGCTATCAAATTCCGACCAGCAGTCATCCCAACAGTGGCAATGTTAGccccagcaacaacaacaacaccacCACCACTAACCTAAACAACACtaccaacaataacaacaacaacaacggtaGTAGTACTAATCATAACAACAAAACAAAGAATAATAATCAAAAGCCGAAGTCTAGTCAA GGTAATAATACTTACGAGCTGAGCCAATCGCCCCAgccacagcagcagcaacaacagcggGTACCAACATTGGATCAGATTAACTACGACAACTTTAGTCAGTTGAATGATGGCCTATCGTCGCCGAACCAGCAAAATTCTCCCGAAAATATTCTGTACGGATCTCATGGGAACATTTCACCG CATGTGATGCTAGATTATCGAAATAGGCCAAGTCCTGGTTCTAGTCCTGGCCTGGTGCTCAACCTTGACTCAAGTTCTAGCGCGCCATGCAGTCCTGTGTCTCATAGTATAGGAAGTAATAACGG ACAATCTTATGAGAAGTATCCATCGAATGATGTTTATGTTCATAACACCCTGCCACAGCACCTGGAACACATAACCCTG GACTGGACTACTTTGGTTCGAAGTCTTGTCGAGTCTGGATGTACATTAACCGCCCAAGTTCAG GGAGACAACGCATTACCACCGGACTTTGCCGCAAACCAGTTGGTATTTGGAACG TTTGACGATTCATACCTTACGCTAAACAACGATCTCAACCTGCGGACGGATCCATCACATCAACCACAGCAatcacaacagcagcagcagcagcagcatcagcacCAGCAGcaccaacaacagcagcaacagcaacaacaacagtcACATCAGCAACATCCACAGCAGACACCGCCGCAGCAATCGCCACACCTTAACTCAGTCACTTGTGGTTCACTTCCGAACAGTGTAAATCACCAAAGTTACAGCCATAATCACAACGGAAGTAACGAACCACTGCTCAGCTTACAGACAGCTCCAATAATTCAAACTCCCACCACGATACCAGAGATTGTGTTTACCG atttctccaCGAGAG CAGAGGACTTTGAATCCGAACTGGGCCTTGGGCAGATGGATTTCCAGAGTTTTCAGATGCTCTCCGATACCGGCACAATGATTGACCCGATGGACGAGGACAGTTTTCGACGGGAGCTTCAGTGA